The proteins below come from a single Oncorhynchus keta strain PuntledgeMale-10-30-2019 chromosome 1, Oket_V2, whole genome shotgun sequence genomic window:
- the LOC118387380 gene encoding uncharacterized protein LOC118387380, producing MVLSEKSSRASGPKKACRKWGLWPQSFPSPALCCACGLGIMLAGINITLVGAFTFKSFIPASNPSIVIGPLLLIVALSFFGACCMCSRRAPARDTRKAKGGESWGLMRMGAGATFEMETSEHTLQDTTAVQLSPTNSPTSSHKSSNSTHRDTPALRACEDDPASRACELTTSETYNIDVTPDDQVLTAEDQAMTSEDQAFTTENKALTTDDQALTSEDQALTSEDQVLPSEDQAMTSEDQDTPALRACEDDPASRACELTTSETYNIDVTPDDQVLTTQDQALASED from the coding sequence ATGGTCCTTTCCGAGAAGAGCTCCAGGGCCTCGGGGCCTAAGAAAGCATGCAGAAAATGGGGCCTATGGCCCCAGAGTTTCCCCTCCCCGGCCCTGTGCTGCGCCTGTGGCCTGGGGATCATGCTGGCAGGCATCAACATCACCTTGGTGGGGGCTTTCACTTTCAAGTCCTTCATCCCCGCCAGCAACCCATCCATCGTCATTGGGCCACTGCTCCTAATAGTGGCTCTGTCCTTTTTTGGGGCATGCTGCATGTGTAGCCGACGGGCTCCGGCCCGCGATACCCGTAAGGCAAAGGGGGGCGAGAGCTGGGGGCTGATGCGGATGGGGGCCGGCGCAACGTTTGAGATGGAGACGAGCGAACACACGCTGCAGGACACCACCGCCGTGCAGCTCAGTCCCACCAACTCCCCGACCTCCTCCCACAAGTCTAGTAACTCCACCCATAGGGACACCCCTGCACTGCGGGCCTGTGAGGATGACCCTGCCTCCAGGGCCTGCGAGCTCACCACCTCAGAGACCTATAATATAGATGTGACACCTGATGACCAGGTCTTGACCGCAGAGGACCAGGCAATGACCTCTGAGGACCAGGCATTCACCACTGAGAACAAGGCATTGACCACTGATGACCAGGCATTGACCTCTGAGGACCAGGCATTGACCTCTGAGGACCAGGTATTGCCCTCTGAGGACCAGGCAATGACCTCTGAGGACCAGGACACCCCTGCACTGCGGGCCTGTGAGGATGACCCTGCCTCCAGGGCCTGCGAGCTCACCACCTCAGAGACCTATAATATAGATGTGACACCTGATGACCAGGTCTTGACCACTCAGGACCAGGCATTGGCCTCTGAGGACTAG